One window of the Pleurocapsa minor HA4230-MV1 genome contains the following:
- the gshA gene encoding glutamate--cysteine ligase, translating to MSLLSKGFEVEMYTGTPEGKIVGLSDKIVQALDGFVREPDSRNVEYTTAPYCGYDRLLCALLKPRQSLRGYLQTLGDYTLIPGSTMSLGGSDRFWRSDPNNPYHDYIEQTYGTNVVTASIHINIGIEDPEILMQACRLVRVEAPLYLALSASSPFIDGQVTGSHSTRWQMFPKTPQNVPLFESHSHFIRWTEEQLVAKTMRNVRHLWSAVRPNGDRRPYNLNRLELRICDLVVDPLALLAITALLEARIMQMIDDPQLDPLQQSNLSTYDLQSELMALTDENEVLAARSSLDAELRHWQDGRKILARDWITEIYDEVYPTAKKRGFSCFLSPLKKILRQGNSAQQWLKLYEQGMSPVDIIQQDIQNIARQERDLDYAVCPQALIA from the coding sequence ATGAGTTTACTATCTAAAGGCTTTGAAGTTGAAATGTACACTGGCACGCCAGAAGGAAAAATTGTTGGTTTGTCAGATAAAATCGTTCAAGCTTTAGATGGTTTTGTCCGCGAGCCTGATAGTCGTAACGTAGAATATACCACCGCTCCTTATTGTGGCTACGATCGCCTGCTCTGTGCCTTATTAAAGCCCAGACAATCCTTAAGAGGCTATCTGCAAACGTTAGGTGATTATACCCTCATTCCTGGTAGTACCATGTCCCTGGGAGGAAGCGATCGCTTTTGGCGTTCCGATCCTAATAATCCTTATCACGATTATATTGAGCAGACTTACGGTACTAACGTTGTAACTGCCAGTATTCATATTAATATTGGCATTGAAGATCCCGAAATCTTGATGCAGGCTTGTCGTTTAGTTAGGGTAGAAGCACCTCTATATTTAGCCCTGAGCGCCTCTTCTCCTTTTATTGATGGTCAAGTAACAGGGAGTCACTCAACACGGTGGCAAATGTTCCCCAAAACCCCGCAAAACGTACCATTATTTGAAAGTCATAGTCACTTTATCCGCTGGACAGAAGAGCAGCTAGTTGCCAAAACCATGCGTAATGTGCGCCATCTCTGGAGTGCAGTGCGTCCCAATGGCGATCGCCGTCCTTATAATCTCAACCGTTTAGAACTAAGAATTTGCGATCTCGTAGTCGATCCTCTGGCTTTACTGGCAATCACTGCTTTATTAGAAGCCAGAATCATGCAGATGATTGATGATCCTCAACTCGATCCACTACAACAAAGTAATTTATCCACTTACGATTTACAGTCAGAATTAATGGCACTAACTGACGAAAATGAAGTATTAGCTGCCCGCTCTAGTTTAGACGCTGAACTACGCCATTGGCAGGATGGTAGGAAGATTCTGGCTCGGGATTGGATTACAGAAATTTATGACGAAGTTTATCCCACTGCCAAAAAACGCGGTTTTAGCTGCTTCCTTTCTCCTTTGAAAAAAATTCTCCGTCAAGGAAACAGCGCCCAACAATGGCTAAAACTATACGAACAGGGAATGTCGCCCGTAGATATTATTCAACAAGATATCCAAAACATTGCTCGGCAAGAAAGAGATCTCGATTATGCCGTTTGTCCACAAGCCCTAATTGCCTGA
- a CDS encoding tRNA (cytidine(34)-2'-O)-methyltransferase gives MVRVVLVNPEIPPNTGNIARSCAATKTELHLVAPLGFEISDRHLKRAGLDYWPLVKLHYHENLAAFWQEHQQRGGRLIAFSVRGTKNYLDCQYQETDWLVFGKETAGLPPEVTAACDQIVRIDIAEPKVRSLNLSVSVSVGLFEAIRQSTH, from the coding sequence ATGGTTCGTGTTGTCCTCGTTAATCCCGAAATTCCCCCTAATACGGGCAATATTGCCCGTAGCTGCGCTGCTACCAAGACTGAATTACATCTAGTTGCACCTCTAGGATTTGAAATCAGCGATCGCCATCTTAAAAGAGCAGGTTTAGATTATTGGCCGCTCGTAAAACTCCACTATCATGAAAACTTGGCGGCTTTTTGGCAAGAGCATCAGCAAAGAGGAGGTAGACTGATTGCTTTTAGTGTCAGGGGTACAAAAAATTATCTTGATTGCCAATATCAAGAAACAGACTGGCTGGTATTTGGTAAAGAAACTGCGGGCTTGCCTCCAGAAGTAACTGCTGCCTGCGATCAAATAGTCCGTATTGATATTGCTGAACCAAAGGTACGCAGCTTAAATCTTTCTGTTAGTGTCTCCGTTGGCTTATTTGAAGCAATTAGACAGTCAACACATTAA
- a CDS encoding peptidoglycan DD-metalloendopeptidase family protein, which translates to MVKLANNTYFQLGVFMSSVMVVQTMGQNQLTHAIEFDRPLIEQLSITKPGVDSVQSQQQLTSLPQIFNLLAFQFKSHLGFSTQLDNPQPASTVLLAQSKRTNPASNNQESYLANAQTQPQPPSLIYHQVKQGDTITKIASEYQVSRNELIKLNQIPNSNVIFVDQRLQIPTTAIQNNQNNTLNSSNSAIANLAPTTNSRTLPQPKSNQTNIVPSADEDPYIANLRAEIDQLRAQYKQEQEQKVNGNVKTASLVSVTDQQLESKAKSNPAQISTTAKLNSPLPQRNIKSNLIKQNLIALKLPPLSNPDAYLPNTFDGYAWPAEGVVTSGYGWRWGRMHQGIDIAAPIGTPIVAAAAGTVIGVGWHDGYGNTVKLEHLDGSVTLYGHNDRNLVTHGQQVEKGEQIAEMGNTGFSTGSHLHFEIHLRDQQIVDPITLLSER; encoded by the coding sequence ATGGTTAAACTTGCTAATAATACATACTTCCAACTAGGTGTCTTTATGTCATCGGTAATGGTGGTGCAAACAATGGGCCAAAATCAATTGACTCATGCTATAGAGTTCGATCGCCCCTTAATTGAACAATTATCCATTACTAAACCAGGCGTTGATTCAGTTCAATCACAGCAACAGCTTACATCTCTCCCGCAAATTTTCAACCTACTTGCTTTTCAGTTCAAATCTCACTTAGGATTTTCAACGCAGTTAGATAATCCTCAACCTGCTAGTACGGTTCTTTTAGCTCAATCAAAACGAACGAATCCTGCCTCAAACAATCAAGAATCATACCTGGCGAATGCCCAAACCCAACCCCAACCTCCGTCGCTAATTTATCATCAAGTAAAGCAAGGAGATACCATCACCAAAATTGCTAGTGAATATCAAGTATCGAGAAACGAGCTAATTAAACTTAATCAGATTCCCAATTCAAATGTTATTTTTGTCGATCAAAGATTACAAATTCCGACTACAGCGATTCAAAATAATCAAAATAATACCTTAAATTCTAGCAATTCGGCGATCGCTAATTTAGCTCCCACAACTAATTCTCGCACTTTGCCTCAGCCAAAGAGTAACCAAACAAATATTGTTCCATCTGCCGACGAAGATCCCTACATCGCTAATCTCAGAGCAGAAATAGACCAACTGCGCGCACAGTATAAACAGGAACAGGAACAAAAAGTAAATGGTAATGTAAAAACAGCTAGTTTAGTTTCCGTAACTGACCAACAGTTGGAATCAAAAGCAAAATCTAATCCTGCACAAATATCTACTACTGCTAAATTAAATTCACCTTTGCCACAGCGCAATATAAAATCCAATTTAATCAAACAAAATCTGATTGCTTTAAAACTGCCTCCTTTATCTAACCCAGACGCATATCTACCCAATACTTTTGACGGCTATGCTTGGCCTGCTGAGGGAGTAGTAACCTCTGGCTATGGATGGCGTTGGGGAAGAATGCATCAAGGAATTGATATTGCTGCACCCATTGGTACACCTATTGTAGCAGCAGCAGCGGGAACAGTAATTGGTGTTGGATGGCACGATGGCTACGGCAACACTGTTAAGCTAGAGCATTTAGACGGCAGCGTTACTTTGTACGGTCACAATGACCGAAATTTAGTTACTCATGGTCAGCAAGTCGAGAAAGGGGAGCAGATAGCCGAAATGGGTAATACTGGCTTTAGTACGGGTTCTCATCTCCATTTTGAAATTCATTTAAGAGATCAACAGATAGTCGATCCTATAACCTTACTTAGTGAGAGATAG